A stretch of Streptococcus sp. oral taxon 061 DNA encodes these proteins:
- a CDS encoding phosphotransferase family protein, with translation MKKIVKAKIASLLSADEEIQSVEQLGGMTNQNYLVKTTSNQYIVKFFGKGTDKLIDRQNEKYNLELLKDLKLDVENYLFDIEAGIKVNQYIENAETLNFNTIKTKFEKIAPILQTIHASGKELKGEFAPFEEIKKYESLIQGEISYPNYEAVRKAVFSLKEELEQIGIDKKSCHIDLVPENFIEGPDGHLYLIDWEYSSMNDPMWDLAALFLESEFTSAEEEDFLSHYESDKTPVSREKIRIYKILQDIIWSLWTIYKEENGADFGDYGISRYNRAVKELESEGDLNEN, from the coding sequence GTGAAGAAAATCGTTAAAGCAAAGATTGCTTCCTTATTGTCAGCTGACGAAGAAATTCAGAGCGTTGAACAATTGGGGGGGATGACCAATCAAAACTATTTGGTTAAGACAACCTCAAACCAGTACATCGTTAAGTTTTTCGGTAAAGGTACTGATAAATTAATCGATCGCCAGAATGAAAAGTACAATCTTGAGTTGTTGAAAGATTTAAAATTAGATGTAGAAAATTATCTTTTTGATATCGAAGCAGGTATCAAGGTTAATCAGTACATCGAAAATGCTGAGACACTTAATTTTAATACCATTAAAACTAAATTTGAAAAGATAGCTCCAATTTTACAAACGATTCATGCTTCTGGTAAAGAATTGAAAGGAGAGTTTGCTCCTTTTGAGGAAATTAAAAAATATGAATCATTGATTCAAGGGGAGATTTCTTATCCTAATTATGAAGCTGTCAGAAAGGCTGTATTTTCTCTGAAGGAAGAGCTTGAACAAATTGGAATTGATAAGAAATCATGTCATATTGATTTGGTTCCAGAAAACTTTATTGAAGGTCCAGACGGACATCTTTATCTAATTGATTGGGAATATTCTTCTATGAATGATCCTATGTGGGATTTGGCAGCCCTCTTCCTAGAATCTGAATTTACAAGTGCAGAAGAAGAAGACTTTTTAAGTCATTACGAGAGTGACAAGACTCCAGTTTCAAGGGAGAAAATTCGTATTTACAAAATCTTGCAAGATATCATTTGGAGTCTTTGGACTATTTACAAAGAAGAAAATGGTGCAGATTTCGGAGATTACGGAATCTCTCGTTACAATAGAGCAGTAAAAGAATTAGAGTCTGAAGGAGATTTAAATGAAAACTAA
- a CDS encoding bifunctional riboflavin kinase/FAD synthetase: protein MIVTIPIKTEKDIATPGPTVLVLGYFDGIHLGHQKLFSIAGEIAAKKRLSVALITFHESPKLTLKPYSPENLLHILNAEERERKFKRAGVENLYLMDFSSRIANMTAREFVDTFVKEVKADTIVVGFDYSLGSDRKSAEDLKEIFDGEVVVVPPVEDEKGKISSTRIRQAILEGNVKEAGQLLGGPLPTRGIVVHGNARGRTIGYPTANLVLLDRTYMPADGVYTVDIEIKRKLYRGMASVGKNVTFDGEEERFEVNIFDFDEDIYGETVTVYWLDRIRDMVKFDSVEQLVKQLEEDEKAARK, encoded by the coding sequence ATGATTGTAACAATACCTATAAAAACTGAAAAAGACATTGCAACACCAGGACCGACTGTCCTAGTATTAGGATATTTTGATGGTATCCACCTAGGACATCAAAAATTATTTAGCATTGCTGGTGAAATTGCTGCAAAGAAAAGATTAAGCGTTGCTTTAATTACCTTTCATGAATCACCGAAGTTAACATTAAAACCCTATTCACCAGAAAATTTACTTCATATCCTGAATGCAGAAGAACGTGAACGAAAGTTTAAACGAGCTGGGGTCGAAAATCTTTATTTAATGGATTTTTCAAGTCGTATTGCCAATATGACCGCTCGAGAGTTTGTAGATACCTTTGTCAAAGAAGTCAAAGCAGATACCATTGTAGTAGGATTTGATTATAGTCTTGGTTCTGATAGAAAATCAGCTGAAGATTTAAAAGAAATCTTTGATGGAGAAGTAGTCGTAGTACCACCTGTAGAAGATGAAAAAGGAAAGATTAGCTCTACTCGCATTCGACAAGCTATTCTAGAAGGGAATGTGAAAGAAGCTGGTCAATTGCTTGGTGGCCCACTTCCAACAAGAGGAATTGTTGTACATGGCAATGCTCGTGGCCGTACAATTGGATATCCTACTGCAAATCTCGTGCTTTTGGACCGCACTTATATGCCAGCAGATGGTGTCTATACTGTTGATATTGAAATCAAACGAAAACTCTATAGAGGAATGGCCAGTGTCGGAAAGAACGTAACCTTCGATGGAGAGGAAGAGCGTTTTGAAGTGAATATCTTTGATTTTGATGAAGATATTTATGGAGAGACTGTGACCGTCTATTGGTTAGATCGTATCCGAGATATGGTAAAATTTGACAGTGTTGAACAACTGGTCAAACAACTTGAAGAAGATGAAAAAGCTGCAAGAAAATAA
- a CDS encoding sugar phosphate nucleotidyltransferase: MKAIILAAGLGTRLRPMTENTPKALVQVNQKPLVEYQIEFLKERGIDDIIIVVGYLKEQFDYLKEKYGVRLVFNDKYADYNNFYSLYLVKEELANSYVIDADNYLFKNMFRNDIERSTYFSVYREDCDNEWFLVYGDDFKVQDIIVDSKNGRILSGVSFWDAPTAEKIVGFINQAYESGEFVDLYWDNMVKDNIKELDVYVEELEENSIYEIDSVKDYQKLEKILSSQK; this comes from the coding sequence GTGAAAGCGATCATCTTAGCAGCGGGATTGGGAACTCGTTTACGTCCTATGACAGAAAATACTCCCAAAGCCTTGGTACAAGTCAATCAAAAACCTTTGGTTGAATATCAAATTGAATTTTTAAAAGAACGTGGTATTGATGATATTATCATCGTTGTAGGTTATTTGAAAGAACAGTTCGACTACCTCAAAGAGAAATACGGTGTTCGTTTGGTCTTCAATGATAAGTATGCTGATTACAACAACTTTTACTCTCTTTACTTGGTAAAAGAAGAGTTGGCTAATAGCTACGTTATCGATGCGGATAACTATCTTTTCAAGAATATGTTCCGTAATGACATCGAACGTTCAACTTATTTTAGTGTCTATCGTGAAGACTGTGATAATGAGTGGTTCCTAGTTTATGGGGATGACTTCAAAGTTCAAGATATCATTGTCGATAGTAAAAACGGACGCATCTTGAGTGGGGTATCGTTCTGGGATGCTCCAACAGCTGAGAAGATTGTAGGATTTATTAACCAAGCCTATGAGAGTGGCGAGTTTGTTGACCTTTACTGGGATAACATGGTTAAAGATAACATCAAAGAACTAGATGTTTATGTAGAGGAGTTAGAAGAAAATTCTATCTACGAAATTGACAGTGTCAAAGATTATCAAAAACTAGAAAAAATTCTTTCTTCGCAAAAATAA
- a CDS encoding dihydroorotate dehydrogenase electron transfer subunit — protein MNPNCRKRMGAIRLENMKVIDQEEIAPAIFELVLEGDMVEAMKAGQFLHLRVPDDAHLLRRPISISSIDKSKKQCHLIYRIEGSGTAIFSTLKSGDSLDVMGPQGNGFDLSDLDKQNRVLLVGGGIGVPPLLEVAKQLHKSGVEITTVLGFATKDAVILESELSQYSKVFVTTDDGSYGIKGNVSVIIKELDTEFDAIYSCGAPGMMKYINQTFYDHPRAYLSLESRMACGMGACYACVLKVPDSETVSQRVCEDGPVFKTGTVVL, from the coding sequence ATGAATCCAAATTGTAGAAAACGCATGGGTGCTATTCGCTTGGAAAATATGAAAGTGATTGATCAAGAGGAAATCGCACCAGCAATCTTTGAGCTAGTACTTGAAGGAGACATGGTTGAAGCTATGAAAGCTGGACAATTTCTTCATTTACGTGTACCTGATGATGCCCACCTCTTGCGTCGTCCAATTTCAATCTCATCCATAGATAAATCTAAGAAACAATGTCATCTGATTTATCGCATCGAAGGCTCTGGTACAGCTATCTTTTCAACCTTAAAATCTGGTGATAGCTTAGATGTTATGGGACCTCAAGGAAATGGCTTTGATTTGTCTGATTTAGACAAGCAGAATCGTGTTCTTCTAGTTGGTGGAGGAATCGGAGTACCACCCTTACTCGAAGTAGCTAAACAACTACATAAGAGTGGTGTGGAAATTACAACTGTTCTAGGATTTGCTACTAAAGATGCTGTCATTTTAGAAAGTGAATTATCCCAATACAGCAAAGTCTTTGTGACAACTGATGATGGTTCCTATGGTATCAAGGGAAATGTCTCAGTTATCATTAAGGAATTAGACACTGAATTTGACGCCATCTACTCTTGCGGTGCACCTGGTATGATGAAATATATCAATCAAACCTTTTACGACCACCCAAGAGCTTATCTATCTTTAGAATCGCGTATGGCCTGCGGCATGGGGGCTTGCTATGCTTGTGTCCTAAAAGTTCCAGATAGTGAAACAGTTAGTCAACGTGTCTGTGAAGATGGGCCTGTATTTAAAACAGGAACAGTTGTTTTATAA
- a CDS encoding DMT family transporter, with product MKTKNGVSFGLLSGVFWGLGLTISAYIFSIFTDLSPFVVAAAHDFLSIFILLGYLLVKEGRVRFSIFLNIRNVSVIIGALLAGPIGMQANLYAVKYIGSSLASSVSAIYPAVSVLLAFFFLKHKISKNTIFGIFLIIAGIIAQTYKAEQVNSFYIGILCALICAFAWGSESVLSSFAMESDLSEIEALLIRQVTSFLSYLVIVLFSHHSFAEVANGQLFGLLIVFAAFNMISYLAYYMAINRLQPAKATGLNVSYVVWTVLFAAMFLGTPLTVLTIITSFVVMAGVYIIIKE from the coding sequence ATGAAAACTAAAAATGGAGTTTCTTTTGGGCTACTATCAGGTGTGTTCTGGGGATTAGGATTAACTATTAGTGCTTATATCTTTTCAATATTCACGGATTTATCGCCCTTTGTAGTAGCAGCAGCACACGATTTCCTAAGTATTTTTATCTTGTTAGGATATCTTCTAGTTAAGGAAGGCAGAGTTCGTTTTTCAATCTTCTTGAACATTCGAAATGTCAGTGTTATCATCGGAGCTTTACTAGCCGGTCCGATTGGTATGCAGGCCAATCTCTATGCGGTTAAGTATATTGGAAGTTCATTAGCTTCGTCAGTCTCAGCTATTTATCCGGCAGTCTCAGTCTTGCTTGCCTTCTTCTTTTTGAAGCACAAGATTTCCAAAAATACAATTTTTGGTATCTTTCTAATCATTGCTGGGATTATTGCTCAGACCTATAAAGCAGAGCAGGTTAATTCTTTCTACATAGGTATTCTATGTGCTTTGATTTGTGCTTTTGCTTGGGGAAGTGAAAGTGTTCTGAGCTCCTTTGCTATGGAAAGTGACCTCAGCGAAATTGAAGCTCTCTTGATTCGTCAAGTTACATCCTTCTTGTCTTATCTTGTTATTGTGCTTTTCTCGCATCACTCATTTGCAGAAGTGGCAAACGGCCAATTGTTTGGTCTATTAATTGTCTTTGCAGCATTTAATATGATTTCTTATCTTGCTTACTATATGGCTATCAATCGATTGCAACCAGCAAAAGCAACTGGTTTAAATGTCAGTTATGTAGTTTGGACTGTCCTGTTTGCAGCGATGTTCTTGGGGACACCTCTGACTGTCTTGACCATTATAACTTCATTTGTTGTAATGGCTGGTGTTTATATTATCATTAAAGAATAA
- a CDS encoding 2-C-methyl-D-erythritol 4-phosphate cytidylyltransferase, giving the protein MIYAGILAGGTGTRMGISNLPKQFLELGDRPILIHTIEKFVLEPSIEKIVVGVHGDWVTHAEDLVEKFLPLHKDRIIITKGGADRNSSIEKIIEAIDAYRPLTEDDIVVTHDSVRPFITLRMIQDNIALAQKHDAVDTVVEAVDTIVESTNGQFITDIPNRAHLYQGQTPQTFRCKDFIDLYGSLSAEEKEILTDACKIFVIKGKDVALAKGEYSNLKITTVTDLKIAKSMIEKD; this is encoded by the coding sequence ATGATTTACGCTGGAATTTTAGCAGGTGGAACCGGCACGCGTATGGGTATCAGTAATTTACCTAAACAATTTCTTGAGTTGGGAGACCGCCCAATTCTAATCCATACAATTGAAAAATTTGTCCTAGAACCAAGTATTGAAAAAATTGTTGTTGGAGTTCATGGTGACTGGGTTACACATGCTGAAGATCTAGTTGAAAAATTCCTTCCACTTCACAAGGACCGCATCATCATTACAAAAGGTGGGGCTGATCGTAATTCTAGTATTGAAAAGATTATTGAAGCAATTGATGCTTACCGTCCACTAACAGAAGATGATATCGTAGTGACGCATGATTCGGTTCGTCCCTTTATCACACTTCGCATGATTCAAGACAATATCGCTCTTGCTCAAAAACATGATGCTGTTGACACTGTGGTTGAAGCGGTGGATACCATTGTTGAAAGTACAAATGGTCAGTTCATTACAGATATTCCAAATCGTGCTCATCTATACCAAGGACAAACTCCACAAACCTTCCGTTGTAAAGACTTTATTGACTTGTATGGTTCTTTATCAGCAGAAGAAAAAGAAATTTTAACAGATGCATGTAAGATCTTTGTCATTAAGGGTAAAGATGTAGCCTTGGCTAAGGGTGAATACTCAAATCTTAAAATCACAACAGTGACAGACTTGAAGATTGCTAAAAGCATGATTGAGAAAGACTAG
- a CDS encoding dihydroorotate dehydrogenase — protein sequence MGLYLKQEQLFYKENIMTTNRLQVSLPGLELKNPVIPASGCFGFGQEYAKYYDLDLLGSIMIKATTLEPRFGNPTPRVAETPAGMLNAIGLQNPGLDVVLSEKLPWLEREYPNLPIIANVAGFSKQEYAAVSHGISKATNVKAIELNISCPNVDHGNHGLLIGQDPELAYDVVKAAVEASDVPVYVKLTPSVTDIVTIAKAAEDAGASGLTMINTLVGMRFDLKTRKPIIANGTGGMSGPAVFPVALKLIRQVAQSTNLPIIGMGGVDSAEAAIEMYLAGASAIGVGTANFTNPYACPDIIENLPKVMEKYQIESLEQLRKEVKSSL from the coding sequence ATGGGCCTGTATTTAAAACAGGAACAGTTGTTTTATAAGGAGAATATCATGACTACAAATCGATTACAAGTTTCTCTGCCTGGCTTAGAGTTAAAGAATCCTGTCATTCCCGCATCAGGTTGTTTTGGTTTTGGTCAAGAGTATGCTAAATACTATGATTTAGACCTATTAGGTTCTATCATGATTAAAGCTACAACCCTTGAACCACGATTTGGTAATCCAACACCTCGAGTGGCAGAAACACCTGCTGGTATGCTCAATGCCATTGGTTTGCAGAATCCTGGTTTAGATGTCGTTCTCTCTGAGAAATTACCTTGGCTTGAAAGAGAATACCCAAATCTCCCTATTATCGCCAATGTTGCTGGATTTTCAAAACAAGAATACGCAGCCGTTTCTCATGGAATTTCAAAGGCAACTAATGTAAAAGCCATCGAGCTCAATATCTCATGTCCAAACGTTGATCATGGAAATCATGGACTTTTAATTGGACAGGACCCTGAGTTGGCTTATGATGTGGTAAAGGCAGCTGTTGAGGCTTCTGATGTACCCGTTTACGTTAAATTAACACCAAGTGTGACTGACATTGTAACTATTGCTAAGGCAGCAGAGGATGCTGGAGCTAGTGGACTCACCATGATTAATACCCTTGTTGGTATGCGTTTTGACCTCAAAACTAGAAAGCCAATCATTGCAAATGGGACAGGGGGTATGTCTGGACCAGCAGTCTTTCCAGTAGCTCTCAAATTGATCCGTCAAGTAGCCCAATCTACCAATCTACCAATCATTGGTATGGGAGGAGTTGATTCAGCTGAAGCTGCTATAGAAATGTACTTAGCTGGAGCGTCAGCTATTGGTGTTGGAACAGCAAACTTTACCAATCCATATGCCTGTCCAGATATTATCGAAAATCTGCCAAAAGTTATGGAAAAGTATCAAATCGAAAGTCTGGAACAACTTAGGAAAGAAGTGAAGAGTAGCTTATAG
- a CDS encoding metal ABC transporter solute-binding protein, Zn/Mn family — protein MKKRSVLWLMLAFFALVLGACGQNAGQDNSNETKGMKIVTSFYPVYAMVKEVSGDLNDVRMIQSSSGIHSYEPSANDIAAIYDADIFIYHSHTLESWAGSLDPSLQKSKVKVIEASDGMTLERVPGLEDMEAGNGVDEKTLYDPHTWLDPEKVAEEAQIIADKLSEQDSANKETYQKNAQNFSAKAHDLTKKYQPIFENADQKTFVTQHTAFSYLAKRFGLNQLGIAGISPDQEPSPRQLTEIQEFVKTYKVKTIFTESNASSKVANTLVKSTGVTLKTLNPLEADPQNDKSYLENLEENLSVLAQELK, from the coding sequence ATGAAAAAAAGAAGTGTCCTATGGCTTATGCTTGCCTTCTTTGCTCTCGTTTTAGGAGCTTGTGGACAAAATGCTGGTCAAGACAATAGTAATGAAACAAAGGGGATGAAGATTGTGACAAGTTTTTATCCTGTCTATGCCATGGTCAAAGAGGTTTCGGGTGACCTAAATGATGTTCGGATGATTCAATCTAGTTCTGGTATTCATTCCTATGAACCATCCGCAAATGATATTGCAGCTATTTATGATGCGGATATTTTCATCTATCATTCACACACCTTAGAATCATGGGCAGGAAGTTTAGACCCAAGTCTGCAAAAATCTAAGGTAAAAGTCATAGAAGCGTCTGATGGTATGACCTTGGAGCGCGTGCCTGGCTTGGAAGATATGGAAGCCGGAAATGGTGTTGATGAGAAGACCTTGTACGACCCTCACACTTGGCTTGATCCCGAAAAAGTTGCAGAAGAAGCACAAATTATTGCTGACAAGTTATCCGAACAGGACAGTGCTAACAAGGAAACTTATCAGAAAAATGCGCAAAACTTCAGTGCAAAAGCTCATGACTTAACCAAGAAATACCAGCCAATCTTTGAAAATGCTGATCAAAAGACTTTTGTGACGCAACACACAGCTTTTTCTTATTTAGCAAAACGATTTGGTCTAAATCAACTTGGTATTGCAGGAATATCTCCTGATCAAGAACCAAGCCCAAGACAATTGACTGAAATCCAAGAATTTGTAAAAACTTATAAGGTCAAAACCATCTTTACAGAGAGTAACGCTTCATCAAAGGTGGCTAATACACTTGTCAAATCAACAGGTGTGACTCTTAAAACTCTAAATCCTTTAGAGGCAGATCCACAAAATGACAAGTCTTATTTGGAAAATCTAGAAGAAAATTTGTCAGTTTTAGCACAAGAATTGAAATGA
- a CDS encoding ribitol-5-phosphate dehydrogenase has translation MINQIYQLTKPKFINIKYQEEEIDQENHILIRPNYMAVCHADQRYYQGKRDPKILAQKLPMAMIHESCGTVISDPTGTYKVGQKVVMIPNQPPMQSDEEFYENYMTGTYFLSSGYDGFMREFVSLPKDRVVSYEEIEDTVAAITEFVSVGMHAMNRFMTISHSRRQRIAVIGDGSLAFVMANIINYTLPEAEIIVIGRHWEKLELFSFAKELYITDSIPEDLSFDHGFECCGGDGCGPAINDLIRYIKPQGTILMMGVSEYKVNINTRDSLEKGLLLVGSSRSGRIDFENAIQMMEIKKFANRLKNIIYLEEPVREIKDIHRVFATDLNTAFKTVFKWEV, from the coding sequence ATGATTAATCAAATTTATCAACTGACAAAACCAAAGTTTATTAATATTAAATACCAGGAAGAAGAAATTGATCAAGAGAATCATATCCTCATCCGACCAAACTATATGGCTGTTTGTCATGCGGATCAGCGCTATTATCAAGGTAAACGAGATCCAAAAATTTTAGCCCAAAAACTACCTATGGCTATGATTCATGAATCTTGTGGTACAGTCATTTCTGACCCAACCGGTACCTACAAAGTTGGTCAGAAGGTTGTTATGATTCCAAATCAACCACCTATGCAAAGTGATGAGGAATTCTACGAAAATTACATGACTGGAACATATTTCCTTTCAAGTGGTTATGATGGGTTTATGCGAGAATTTGTATCTCTGCCTAAGGATCGTGTTGTATCTTACGAAGAAATCGAAGACACAGTTGCCGCCATTACAGAGTTTGTCAGTGTTGGCATGCATGCTATGAATCGTTTCATGACGATATCTCACAGCAGACGCCAACGAATTGCTGTCATTGGTGATGGAAGTTTAGCTTTTGTCATGGCTAATATTATTAACTATACTCTGCCTGAAGCTGAGATTATTGTTATCGGTCGTCACTGGGAAAAGTTAGAACTCTTCTCATTTGCAAAAGAGCTTTACATTACTGATAGTATTCCAGAAGATTTAAGTTTTGACCATGGTTTCGAATGCTGTGGTGGTGATGGATGCGGACCTGCTATTAATGACTTGATCCGTTACATCAAACCACAAGGGACCATTTTGATGATGGGTGTTAGTGAGTATAAGGTCAACATCAACACTCGGGATTCATTGGAAAAAGGCTTGTTACTAGTCGGATCTTCACGTTCAGGAAGAATTGACTTTGAAAATGCTATCCAAATGATGGAAATTAAAAAATTTGCCAATCGTTTGAAGAATATTATTTATCTAGAAGAACCAGTCAGAGAAATTAAAGATATTCACCGAGTTTTTGCAACTGACTTAAATACAGCATTTAAGACAGTCTTTAAGTGGGAAGTATAA